In one Vulgatibacter incomptus genomic region, the following are encoded:
- a CDS encoding methyl-accepting chemotaxis protein has protein sequence MRTALQVEPGQPDDASGPAANDPEPAADRDAARAETRGRDAPAEPRRPFLVPLQSKLFFAFLPLGLALFALGRGGLVEWLVGTSPGAIAFFALVSSMLLGALLTYVVAGIARVPVLRRSALEIAHGDLSLPRETVRGRATLPDEIDELAGSLLTMRESLRELVGHIQRTSHSVADSASGLERSAEEVSASSDEIAVSIDRIAKGAGEQDRLVEDASRIISRIAAALERTASSAEDAARSVSETTRAAMGGGEAARLAGEKIHKVFARVEAASDQVFAFGDKTHEIGKVVLAMTQIAQATKLLAINAAIEAARAGDYGRGFAVVADEVRALAESSNRSAEQISQLAHDLDTRSSSVVFAMREGIGELEEGRAELAIILRALEEIGQAAQVGAEKVESISGAAREQRRGSEEMVRAIRDIQQVVRVNARSTEEVAGAIEEQNGAMSQMAASAQTLAQLSIELQTVVARFRLR, from the coding sequence ATGCGAACCGCTCTCCAGGTGGAACCCGGCCAGCCCGACGATGCCTCCGGCCCAGCCGCGAACGATCCCGAACCCGCCGCGGATCGGGACGCGGCGCGCGCCGAAACGCGGGGCAGGGACGCTCCCGCCGAGCCTCGTAGGCCCTTCCTCGTCCCGCTGCAGAGCAAGCTCTTCTTCGCATTCCTCCCCTTGGGCCTCGCCCTCTTCGCCCTGGGGCGCGGGGGCCTGGTCGAGTGGCTCGTCGGGACCTCGCCAGGGGCGATCGCCTTCTTCGCCCTCGTCAGCAGCATGCTCCTGGGCGCCCTCCTCACCTACGTGGTGGCGGGGATCGCCCGGGTGCCGGTGCTCCGGCGCTCGGCCCTCGAGATCGCCCACGGCGATCTCTCCCTCCCCCGCGAGACCGTCCGTGGCCGAGCGACGCTCCCGGACGAGATCGACGAGCTGGCCGGCTCGCTCCTCACCATGCGTGAGAGCCTGCGTGAGCTGGTGGGCCACATCCAGCGGACCTCCCACAGCGTCGCGGACTCGGCGTCGGGCCTGGAGCGCTCCGCGGAGGAGGTGAGCGCGTCGTCGGACGAGATCGCCGTCTCGATCGATCGGATCGCGAAGGGGGCCGGCGAGCAGGACCGCCTGGTCGAGGACGCCTCCCGGATCATCTCGCGCATCGCCGCGGCCCTCGAGCGAACCGCCTCGTCCGCCGAGGACGCGGCGCGCTCGGTGTCCGAGACCACGCGTGCCGCCATGGGCGGCGGCGAGGCCGCTCGCCTGGCCGGCGAGAAGATCCACAAGGTCTTCGCCCGCGTGGAGGCGGCGTCCGACCAGGTCTTCGCCTTCGGGGACAAGACCCACGAGATCGGCAAGGTCGTGCTGGCGATGACCCAGATCGCCCAGGCCACCAAGCTCCTCGCGATCAACGCGGCCATCGAGGCCGCCAGGGCGGGCGACTACGGCAGGGGCTTCGCCGTGGTCGCCGACGAGGTGAGGGCCCTCGCGGAGTCGTCGAACCGCTCCGCCGAGCAGATCAGCCAGCTCGCCCACGACCTCGACACCCGCTCGTCGTCGGTGGTCTTCGCCATGCGCGAGGGCATCGGGGAGCTCGAGGAGGGCAGGGCGGAGCTCGCCATCATCCTGCGGGCCCTCGAGGAGATCGGGCAGGCGGCGCAGGTGGGCGCCGAGAAGGTGGAGTCGATCAGCGGCGCGGCCCGGGAGCAGCGGCGCGGCTCCGAGGAGATGGTGCGCGCGATCCGCGACATCCAGCAGGTGGTCCGGGTGAACGCCCGCTCCACGGAGGAGGTGGCGGGCGCGATCGAGGAGCAGAACGGCGCGATGTCGCAGATGGCGGCGTCGGCGCAGACCCTCGCCCAGCTCTCGATCGAGCTCCAGACCGTGGTCGCGAGGTTCAGGCTCCGTTGA
- a CDS encoding chemotaxis protein CheW encodes MSTGEGAHLRFRAGDRVFTLPVAALREVAPPPAIASRIPRSAAPVLGAIQHRGRLAALVDLAGLLGCAAAGADRSEARMVLLERAAVGFLVDEVIGLAGDGEATPLAPDALVADVERLLGRRT; translated from the coding sequence TTGAGCACCGGGGAAGGAGCTCACCTCCGGTTTCGCGCCGGCGACCGGGTGTTCACCCTTCCCGTCGCAGCGCTGCGAGAGGTGGCGCCGCCGCCGGCGATCGCGAGCCGGATCCCGAGGTCCGCCGCTCCGGTGCTCGGCGCGATCCAGCACCGCGGCAGGCTCGCCGCCCTCGTCGATCTCGCCGGCCTCCTCGGATGCGCCGCTGCCGGGGCGGATCGCTCCGAGGCGCGGATGGTGCTGCTCGAGCGCGCGGCGGTCGGCTTCCTCGTGGATGAGGTGATCGGCCTCGCCGGCGACGGAGAGGCGACCCCACTCGCGCCCGATGCGCTCGTCGCGGACGTGGAGCGCCTCCTCGGTCGCCGCACATGA
- a CDS encoding chemotaxis protein CheA: protein MRPDLSRYRELFEAEVAEHLSGFDRALLAIEREGATKRQPPGETFDAIFRHAHSIKGLAAAMGLAPIASLAHRLEELLEKLRSREVLAPGTVELLFAVSRRLGEMVASDDAVDDFPDLDSVLAYAEAPELPPSGGPPLPALAATTRIRTDALDDLLDEVDELLLASARLGELGRSADGRRSRLDDELDGLQRLARRLHAKVLTARLTPVSRLVDRLTRLCRDVALAEGRRVELRVAGEETELDRAVIDELADPLGHLVRNCVVHGIEPAGERLSKGKPEIGLVHLAIRRDRDRVAIELADDGRGIDVEALETEAIASGQMTRESAAAMTREGRLRVCLMPGVSTARGVTENAGRGVGMDAVATAVEGLGGTLSIDSEPEKGTRFTLTLPSGVATASLLVVGAGEDLFGLPASRVIGAGADLEEPAIVRSLAELVGAPSRPSSEAGIRVILETGAGRVALEVERILGVEEAVLRPLSPPLDRLPGILGAAFLGSGRSVFVLDVGGLLDTQARCMDPPLGVAGIGSR, encoded by the coding sequence ATGAGGCCCGATCTCTCCCGGTACCGGGAGCTCTTCGAGGCCGAGGTCGCTGAGCACCTGAGCGGCTTCGATCGGGCCCTGCTCGCCATCGAGCGGGAAGGCGCCACGAAACGGCAGCCGCCGGGCGAGACCTTCGACGCGATCTTCCGCCACGCCCACTCGATCAAGGGCCTGGCGGCCGCCATGGGCCTCGCTCCGATCGCCAGCCTCGCCCATCGCCTGGAGGAGCTCCTCGAGAAGCTCCGGAGCAGGGAGGTGCTCGCGCCCGGCACCGTCGAGCTCCTCTTCGCCGTGAGCCGCCGGCTGGGGGAGATGGTCGCGTCGGACGACGCGGTCGATGACTTCCCCGACCTGGACTCGGTGCTGGCCTACGCCGAGGCCCCGGAGCTCCCGCCATCCGGTGGGCCCCCGCTGCCGGCCCTCGCGGCGACCACGCGGATCCGGACCGACGCGCTCGACGACCTCCTCGACGAGGTCGACGAGCTCCTCCTCGCCTCGGCTCGCCTGGGAGAGCTGGGCCGATCCGCCGACGGCAGGAGGAGCCGCCTGGACGACGAGCTCGACGGCCTCCAGCGCCTGGCGCGGCGCCTCCACGCCAAGGTGCTCACCGCGCGTCTGACGCCCGTCTCGCGCCTCGTGGATCGGCTGACCCGGCTCTGTCGCGACGTCGCCCTCGCGGAGGGGCGGCGGGTCGAGCTGCGCGTCGCCGGCGAGGAGACCGAGCTCGATCGCGCGGTCATCGACGAGCTCGCGGATCCCCTGGGCCACCTCGTCCGCAACTGCGTCGTCCACGGGATCGAGCCCGCCGGCGAGCGGCTGTCGAAGGGCAAGCCGGAGATCGGCCTCGTGCACCTGGCGATCCGGCGCGACCGCGACCGGGTCGCGATCGAGCTCGCCGACGACGGCAGGGGCATCGACGTCGAAGCCCTCGAGACCGAGGCGATCGCGAGCGGCCAGATGACGCGTGAATCTGCCGCGGCGATGACGCGCGAGGGGCGGCTGCGGGTCTGCCTGATGCCGGGCGTCTCCACCGCGCGAGGCGTCACGGAGAACGCCGGCCGCGGCGTCGGCATGGACGCGGTCGCCACCGCCGTGGAGGGGCTCGGGGGCACGCTCTCGATCGACTCGGAGCCCGAGAAGGGGACGCGCTTCACCCTCACGCTCCCCTCCGGCGTCGCGACCGCGAGCCTCCTCGTCGTGGGCGCCGGAGAGGATCTCTTCGGCCTCCCCGCGTCCCGTGTGATCGGCGCGGGTGCCGATCTCGAGGAGCCGGCGATCGTCCGCTCGCTGGCCGAGCTCGTCGGCGCCCCGTCCCGACCGTCATCGGAGGCCGGGATCCGCGTGATCCTCGAGACAGGGGCCGGCCGCGTCGCCCTCGAGGTCGAGCGGATCCTCGGGGTAGAGGAGGCGGTCCTCCGCCCCCTCTCGCCGCCCCTCGATCGCCTGCCGGGGATCCTCGGCGCCGCCTTCCTCGGCAGCGGCCGGTCGGTCTTCGTCCTCGACGTCGGCGGCCTCCTCGACACCCAAGCCCGTTGCATGGATCCGCCTCTTGGGGTAGCCGGCATCGGCAGCCGCTAG
- the larB gene encoding nickel pincer cofactor biosynthesis protein LarB, which yields MDERELRKLLEAVRSQEISTKEAVGKLRELPFKDLGYAVVDHHRQLRQGFPEVIYGEGKTAAQIAGIAEAIVERGAPLLVTRLAPEKLATVEAAIPQGTYHALSRTFMYRPKRAPKPKVRGYVAVVCAGTSDLPVAEEAAVTLAVAGHPVREIHDVGVAGIHRLLRRSEEIAGASVVVAVAGMEGALPTAVAGMVGVPVVAVPTSVGYGAALGGVTALLGMLTSCASNVAVVNIDNGFGAGFYAAMINRK from the coding sequence ATGGACGAGCGGGAGCTCCGGAAGCTTCTCGAGGCGGTCCGGTCCCAGGAGATCTCCACCAAGGAGGCCGTCGGCAAGCTGCGCGAGCTGCCGTTCAAGGACCTGGGCTACGCGGTCGTCGATCACCACCGGCAGCTCCGGCAGGGCTTCCCCGAGGTGATCTACGGCGAGGGAAAGACCGCGGCGCAGATCGCGGGCATCGCCGAGGCCATCGTCGAGCGCGGAGCGCCGCTGCTCGTGACCCGCCTCGCCCCGGAGAAGCTCGCCACCGTGGAGGCGGCGATCCCGCAGGGGACCTACCACGCGCTCTCCCGGACCTTCATGTACCGGCCGAAGCGCGCGCCGAAGCCCAAGGTGCGCGGCTACGTCGCGGTGGTCTGCGCCGGGACCAGCGATCTCCCGGTGGCCGAGGAAGCCGCCGTCACCCTCGCCGTCGCGGGCCACCCCGTGCGCGAGATCCACGACGTGGGCGTCGCCGGAATCCACCGCCTGCTGCGCCGCAGCGAGGAGATCGCGGGCGCGAGCGTGGTCGTCGCCGTGGCCGGGATGGAGGGCGCCCTCCCCACCGCCGTGGCCGGCATGGTCGGCGTCCCCGTGGTTGCGGTGCCGACCAGCGTGGGGTACGGAGCCGCGCTGGGCGGCGTCACCGCGCTGCTCGGGATGCTGACCTCGTGTGCCTCCAACGTCGCCGTGGTGAACATCGACAACGGCTTCGGCGCCGGCTTCTACGCCGCGATGATCAACAGGAAGTGA
- the larC gene encoding nickel pincer cofactor biosynthesis protein LarC — protein sequence MSSFLLLEPVGGCSGDMSLAALIDLGVPADVIRGGLARLGLHGWSLDVTQAEKCGIGGTRVDVRVDESAHEHERSWPEIRELILRASLRPRAEELALGFFERLAIAEARVHRTTPDHVHFHEVGAVDSIVDLVGVAIALDELGVDRVHTLPPPVGGGIAQTRHGPIPVPAPATLELLRGRPVRPSGPGERTTPTGAAILAVATVGSPTTAYVPERVGYGIGHRDFDDAANVLRAVLARDAGGQDDLLVMECNLDDASPQVLARALEAGLEAGALDAWIAPVTMKKGRPAHLLGLLVPSARRARVTEVLFRETPTLGVRHHAVAREILDRRFEPVETRFGVVQVKVGFTGETVFNGAPEWDDCVEAGRRHDVPARIVREEALAAWLASRR from the coding sequence ATGAGCTCGTTCTTGCTCCTCGAGCCGGTCGGCGGCTGCTCCGGCGATATGAGCCTCGCCGCCCTCATCGACCTCGGCGTGCCCGCCGACGTGATCCGCGGCGGCCTCGCGCGCCTCGGCCTGCACGGCTGGTCCCTCGACGTCACCCAGGCCGAGAAGTGCGGAATCGGCGGGACGCGGGTGGACGTGCGCGTCGACGAGAGCGCCCACGAACACGAGCGTTCCTGGCCCGAGATCCGCGAGCTGATCCTCCGCGCCTCCCTCCGCCCCCGGGCGGAGGAGCTCGCGCTGGGCTTCTTCGAGAGGCTCGCGATCGCCGAGGCCCGCGTCCACCGCACCACCCCCGACCACGTCCACTTCCACGAGGTCGGCGCCGTCGACTCGATCGTCGACCTGGTCGGCGTGGCGATCGCCCTCGACGAGCTCGGCGTCGACCGCGTCCACACGCTTCCGCCTCCGGTCGGCGGCGGCATCGCCCAGACCCGCCACGGCCCGATCCCCGTTCCCGCCCCCGCGACCCTGGAGCTCCTGCGCGGGCGCCCCGTCCGGCCGTCCGGGCCGGGAGAGCGGACCACGCCCACCGGCGCCGCGATCCTCGCGGTCGCCACGGTCGGGTCGCCCACGACCGCGTACGTCCCGGAGCGCGTCGGCTACGGCATCGGCCACCGCGACTTCGACGACGCGGCCAACGTGCTCCGCGCCGTCCTCGCGCGGGACGCCGGCGGCCAGGACGACCTGCTCGTGATGGAGTGCAACCTCGACGACGCCAGCCCTCAGGTGCTCGCCCGCGCCCTCGAGGCAGGACTCGAGGCCGGCGCCCTCGACGCCTGGATCGCGCCCGTCACCATGAAGAAGGGCCGGCCCGCCCACCTGCTGGGGCTGCTCGTCCCGTCCGCCCGGCGCGCCCGCGTGACGGAGGTCCTCTTCCGCGAGACGCCCACGCTCGGCGTCCGCCACCACGCCGTCGCGCGGGAGATCCTCGATCGCCGCTTCGAGCCGGTCGAGACCCGCTTCGGCGTCGTCCAGGTAAAGGTCGGTTTCACCGGTGAGACGGTGTTCAACGGTGCGCCCGAGTGGGACGACTGCGTGGAGGCCGGTCGCCGCCACGACGTGCCCGCCCGCATCGTGCGCGAAGAGGCCCTGGCGGCCTGGCTCGCCAGCCGCCGCTGA
- a CDS encoding PAS domain S-box protein: MSDERISDPKPKRLQLLVCTDRAEIAARVLLASERDGLDLTTVERDGLANASAPGAVLLLDMRLGGPFGAGTLASLRCDPRWAEAPVIALVGDRDEAAIRDAVGAGADDFIREEFLDRELATRVLGQRRAWELRDELAQRERDLVALVDLTRSFAGALDTGALLEDVTRRLARDLDLVRCSLVLTDPEGANGTVLATSDEPGIVRRRLELARYPEIREALRTRRAVVLEDAGRHPLLDPVKDAIATAGLGALAVLPLALEGELLGVLFLRSASPAISSRAIDFASTVANATAVALRNARSVDEIRVRIDQAEDKLRDLRQFEEIHEHVSEGIALVDARDGRVLSVNPAALRIVDLEAYRVRGQRLSSLLTGIDEPRCAELIRKMARGEEVRDVGMEVRRLDGHQVYLEVSGARLRDEVVLFSVRDVTERKRLQAQMSEQQEEAARQAMIVELAGAAAHELNQPLTAVMGYAELLNRKVSELDPASHQVAIIHREAERMAEIVRKLGRLMRYETAPYVGDTRIVDLDRASRDE; this comes from the coding sequence GTGAGCGACGAGCGAATCTCCGATCCGAAGCCGAAGCGCCTGCAGCTCCTGGTCTGCACCGACCGCGCGGAGATCGCTGCGCGGGTGCTCCTCGCGTCGGAGCGCGACGGCCTCGACCTGACGACCGTCGAGCGCGACGGGCTCGCGAACGCCTCGGCCCCCGGCGCCGTCCTGCTCCTGGACATGAGGCTCGGCGGCCCCTTCGGCGCCGGCACGCTCGCGTCGCTGCGCTGCGATCCCCGCTGGGCCGAGGCCCCCGTGATCGCCTTAGTCGGGGATCGCGACGAGGCGGCGATCCGCGACGCGGTCGGAGCCGGAGCGGACGACTTCATCCGTGAGGAGTTCCTCGATCGGGAGCTGGCCACCCGCGTCCTCGGTCAGCGCAGGGCGTGGGAGCTGCGCGACGAGCTCGCGCAACGGGAACGCGATCTCGTCGCGCTCGTCGATCTCACGCGCTCCTTCGCCGGCGCCCTCGACACCGGGGCGCTCCTCGAGGACGTGACCCGCCGCCTCGCCCGGGATCTCGACCTCGTCCGCTGCTCCCTCGTCCTCACCGATCCCGAGGGCGCCAACGGCACGGTGCTCGCCACCAGCGACGAGCCCGGCATCGTCCGCAGGCGGCTCGAGCTCGCGCGCTACCCGGAGATCCGCGAAGCGCTGCGCACCCGGCGCGCGGTCGTCCTCGAGGACGCCGGCCGCCACCCCCTCCTGGATCCCGTGAAGGACGCGATCGCGACGGCGGGCCTCGGGGCCCTGGCCGTGCTGCCGCTGGCCCTCGAGGGCGAGCTCCTCGGCGTGCTCTTCCTCCGCTCGGCGTCGCCCGCGATCTCCTCCCGCGCGATTGACTTCGCCTCCACCGTGGCGAACGCCACCGCGGTCGCGCTCCGAAACGCCCGTTCGGTGGACGAGATCCGGGTCCGGATCGATCAGGCCGAGGACAAGCTCCGCGACCTGCGCCAGTTCGAGGAGATCCACGAGCACGTCTCCGAGGGGATCGCGCTCGTCGACGCACGGGACGGCCGCGTGCTCTCGGTGAACCCGGCTGCGCTCCGGATCGTCGACCTCGAGGCGTATCGGGTCCGTGGCCAGCGCCTCTCGAGCCTCCTTACCGGTATCGACGAGCCGCGTTGCGCCGAGCTCATCCGGAAGATGGCCCGGGGCGAGGAGGTCCGGGACGTCGGGATGGAGGTGCGGCGCCTCGATGGACACCAGGTGTACCTCGAGGTGAGCGGCGCGCGGCTGCGCGACGAGGTCGTGCTCTTCTCGGTGCGCGACGTCACCGAGCGCAAGCGGCTCCAGGCGCAGATGAGCGAGCAGCAGGAGGAGGCCGCCCGCCAGGCGATGATCGTGGAGCTGGCCGGCGCCGCCGCACACGAGCTCAACCAGCCGCTCACCGCGGTGATGGGATACGCGGAGCTCCTCAACCGCAAGGTCTCGGAGCTCGATCCCGCGTCCCACCAGGTCGCGATCATCCACCGCGAAGCCGAGCGTATGGCGGAGATCGTCCGCAAGCTCGGGCGGCTCATGCGCTACGAGACGGCGCCCTACGTCGGCGACACGCGGATCGTCGACCTCGATCGCGCCTCCCGCGACGAGTGA
- a CDS encoding MotA/TolQ/ExbB proton channel family protein, whose product MFGTLARRWEEGGFGMYPIAACGVFVVAIAVDRFMVLFGKASIDKEAFLRGLKKHIYAGDLDKAISFVAGQKRTPLTAVVKAGLINVPKGPEEVQAAMDEAMLREAPKIEKRTAYLAMFSNAAMLFGLLGTIYGLIEVFGGVGAANPADKAALLSAGISHVMNCTGFGLIIAIGALLSFSVLQGRTQHMLDDINETSVGLLNLVVANKDKMKIPANIENLD is encoded by the coding sequence ATGTTCGGGACCCTCGCGCGTCGGTGGGAGGAAGGCGGCTTCGGTATGTACCCGATCGCCGCTTGCGGCGTGTTCGTGGTCGCCATCGCCGTCGATCGCTTCATGGTCCTCTTCGGCAAGGCGTCGATCGACAAGGAGGCCTTCCTCCGCGGCCTCAAGAAGCACATCTACGCTGGCGACCTCGACAAGGCGATCAGCTTCGTCGCGGGCCAGAAGCGCACCCCGCTGACCGCGGTGGTCAAGGCCGGCCTCATCAACGTGCCGAAGGGCCCGGAAGAGGTCCAGGCTGCGATGGACGAGGCGATGCTCCGCGAGGCGCCGAAAATCGAGAAGCGCACCGCCTACCTGGCGATGTTCTCGAACGCCGCCATGCTCTTCGGTCTTCTCGGCACCATCTACGGTCTCATCGAGGTGTTCGGCGGCGTGGGCGCCGCGAACCCTGCCGACAAGGCCGCTCTGCTCTCCGCCGGTATTTCGCACGTGATGAACTGCACCGGCTTCGGGCTGATCATCGCCATCGGCGCCCTCCTGTCGTTCTCGGTCCTCCAGGGCCGCACGCAGCACATGCTCGATGACATCAACGAGACCTCGGTCGGTCTCCTCAACCTCGTTGTGGCCAACAAGGACAAGATGAAGATCCCGGCCAACATCGAGAACCTGGACTGA
- a CDS encoding ExbD/TolR family protein, which produces MAGVSVDSGGGSGKKSVDLVIPLVPMIDMLAMMITFLMMTAVWTEIGKLQVAQAPTGPSDSAEPPKPTLQLNLEVTDRGYMLRAGSDAVEIPKKGDGEYDTAKLVEKLKAIKKDNPDQRAITVAAEDSVQYQHLVVVVDKCMEAELPDVSVTAALG; this is translated from the coding sequence ATGGCTGGCGTAAGCGTTGATAGCGGCGGCGGCAGCGGCAAAAAGTCGGTCGACCTCGTCATCCCCCTCGTGCCGATGATCGACATGTTGGCGATGATGATCACCTTCCTGATGATGACCGCCGTCTGGACGGAGATCGGCAAGCTGCAGGTCGCGCAGGCGCCGACCGGGCCCTCCGATTCCGCGGAACCGCCCAAGCCCACCCTCCAGCTCAACCTCGAGGTTACGGACCGCGGCTATATGCTGAGGGCCGGATCCGACGCGGTCGAGATCCCGAAGAAGGGCGACGGTGAGTACGACACCGCGAAGCTGGTGGAGAAGCTGAAGGCCATCAAGAAGGACAACCCGGATCAGCGGGCGATCACCGTGGCAGCCGAGGACTCCGTCCAGTACCAGCACCTGGTGGTGGTGGTGGACAAGTGCATGGAAGCCGAGCTGCCCGACGTCTCCGTGACCGCGGCCCTGGGCTAG
- a CDS encoding ExbD/TolR family protein — translation MSRATEHVIIVKPGKRPGKRLSKSKVFGSKFSKGKRNTNLELNLTSMIDIFVLMVVFLIQQFSADGDLLFLTDKIRMPEAAHYEQLDRAPVIQVSQEDISVEGALIAQVSDVEREELWNIQPLEEKLRDQKKAFEVLRQAGASGEFKGDINIQADKGVPFKIIKKVMYSANQAGYFNINFAVLAGSAPAKAENSEG, via the coding sequence ATGTCTCGCGCCACTGAGCACGTCATCATCGTCAAGCCCGGGAAGCGACCGGGGAAGCGTCTCAGCAAGTCGAAGGTCTTCGGCTCGAAGTTCTCGAAGGGCAAGAGGAACACGAACCTCGAGCTCAACCTGACCTCGATGATCGACATCTTCGTGCTGATGGTCGTCTTCCTGATTCAGCAGTTCTCCGCCGACGGCGACCTGCTGTTCTTGACCGACAAGATCAGGATGCCGGAGGCCGCCCACTACGAGCAGCTCGATCGCGCCCCGGTGATCCAGGTCTCCCAGGAGGACATCTCGGTCGAGGGTGCCCTCATCGCGCAGGTCTCGGACGTGGAGCGCGAGGAGCTCTGGAACATCCAGCCGCTCGAGGAGAAGCTCCGGGACCAGAAGAAGGCCTTCGAGGTCCTTCGTCAGGCCGGCGCCTCCGGCGAGTTCAAGGGTGACATCAACATCCAGGCCGACAAGGGCGTGCCCTTCAAGATCATCAAGAAGGTGATGTACAGCGCCAACCAGGCGGGGTACTTCAACATCAACTTCGCGGTGCTCGCAGGCTCTGCTCCCGCCAAGGCCGAGAACTCCGAGGGCTGA
- a CDS encoding LON peptidase substrate-binding domain-containing protein yields MLYERRVRRMPQQAARPEPSPGGCVGEHDQDERRAVLEGLDELRIFPLPSSVLIPGGHLPLHVFEPRYRRMIADALAGDRVLGVALLAPGWEASYQGRPPIVESLGAGYIQSAECLPDGRYNILVHGVTRARVIEELETGLPFRRVRAVPVEDVSIPGERESLLAASRTLRQLVVDLAAVLPDNAAAPLAAACVRESDPGKLADLVGAAVLVDHRLRQEFLEETRPVRRLEWVSETVAQVLLQVSRGSGGGYLM; encoded by the coding sequence ATGTTGTACGAACGGCGCGTTCGGCGCATGCCGCAGCAGGCGGCGCGACCGGAACCGTCACCGGGGGGCTGCGTGGGGGAGCACGATCAGGACGAGCGGCGCGCCGTTCTGGAGGGTCTCGACGAGCTGCGGATCTTTCCGTTGCCGTCGTCGGTGTTGATCCCCGGAGGCCACCTTCCGCTCCATGTCTTCGAGCCCCGGTATCGGCGCATGATCGCCGACGCCCTCGCAGGCGATCGCGTCCTGGGCGTGGCCCTGCTTGCGCCGGGCTGGGAGGCTTCGTACCAGGGACGCCCGCCGATCGTCGAATCCCTCGGCGCAGGCTACATTCAGTCGGCCGAGTGTCTTCCAGACGGTCGGTATAACATCCTCGTACACGGAGTCACACGTGCGCGGGTGATCGAGGAGCTCGAGACGGGACTCCCCTTCCGCCGCGTGCGCGCGGTCCCCGTCGAGGACGTCTCGATCCCGGGGGAGCGCGAGTCGCTGCTGGCGGCGAGCCGAACCTTGCGTCAGCTCGTGGTGGACCTCGCGGCGGTGCTTCCGGACAACGCGGCGGCCCCGCTCGCGGCAGCATGCGTGCGCGAGTCGGATCCGGGGAAGCTCGCCGACCTCGTGGGAGCAGCGGTCCTGGTCGATCACCGTCTCCGACAGGAGTTCCTCGAGGAGACGCGGCCGGTGAGACGCCTCGAGTGGGTCTCGGAGACCGTCGCTCAGGTGCTCCTGCAGGTCTCCCGCGGCTCGGGCGGCGGATACCTGATGTGA